CAGGGCGTGCGGACCTGGGGCACCGGCCGGGACGCGGCGACGGTGCTGCTCAGCGGCACGTACCAACTGCACGGCGAGGTCAGCGGACGGCTGCTGCGGGCGCTGCCGCCGGTGCTGCGGCTGGACGCCGGGGAGTGGTCCTCGCCGCTTCCGGCGCTGCTGGAGGCGGAGATCGGCCGGGACGAGCCGGGCCAGGAGGCGGTGCTCGACCGGCTGCTGGACCTGCTGCTGATCTCCGCGCTGCGCCGCTGGTTCGCCCGGGACGACGGCCGGGCCCCGGCCTGGTACCGGGCCCACTCCGACCCGCTGGTGGGCCGCGCCCTGGGCCTGCTGCACGCCGACCCGGCCCGGGCCTGGACGGTGCGGGACCTGGCCGCGGAGTGCGGGTCGTCCCGGGCCGCGCTGGCCAAGCGCTTCACCGACCTGGTCGGCGAGCCCCCGATGGCCTACCTCACCGGCTGGCGCCTGGCCCGGGCCGCCGACCTGCTGGCCGAACCGGACGCCACCCTCTCCGCCGTGGCCCGCCGGGTCGGCTACGGCAGCGGCTTCGCCCTCAGCGCCGCCTTCAAGCGGGTCCGCGGCCTCAGCCCCCAGCAGTTCCGCAACCAGTCCACCGAAGCAGGCCCCGCAGCCGAAGCCGAAGCCGCTGCGGACGGCTGAGGGACGGACGGCTGGGAGCCCGGCCGGATCAAGCCTCCTCGTCGGCCCCGCGCCGCCGTAGCACTCGTCCGGCGAGGCCGTTGGAGATCCGGCCCGTCACCGTCCTGGCCCGGCCGAAGGTCTCGTTGCCCAGGCGCACGGCGGCGTTGACGCCTTCCGCCCCCGTTTCGAGCGCCCGGTCCCTGACCTCCGCCGCCGCATCGGTCCAGCGCCGCGCGTCCAGCTCCTGCCGGTCGTGCTCGCTCCCGATCCGGGCGTGGAAGTCCGTGACCGCGATCGCGACCTGGTTTCCCGCGTGCACCACGGCCGGGGACGCGGTCGGGTGGAGCAGCACCTTCGCGTTGGCCTCGTCGACGGCCGCGTCCAGCCGGGCCATCAGCCGCTCGGTGCTCCGCGTGATCAGCTCCATCCGGTTCCGCCGGGCGATGCGGAGTCCGAGACGGTGCCGATCCAGTTCGTCCGGATCGGCGTCCAGGACCCGATCGAGTTCGAGCACGGCGAGCGCGTCGTGCAGTTGGAAGCAGCGGGCCAGCACGGCGAGCCACTCCCGCACCGTGGACTCCGCGCCCCGGGCCGTCCGCGCCAGGTCGCCGATCTTGGTCTTGCGCTCCATCTTCCCGGCGAGCGCGTCGAGTTGCCGCAGCGCGTAGACCTGGGTCCGGACGATCGTCCCGGACGTGGCCTGCACCTTCGACCAGGTGATCTCGGAGACCCGACCCACCTGCTCCCGAACGGTCATGGCCTCCTCGATGACCAGGCCCGCCCCGACCATGTCCGCCAGCACCGCGTCCTCCTGGGCGCGGAGCACGTCCTCGACCTTCTCGTCGATCGCGGCGAGGTAATCGGTGATCTCGTCCATGGCCTGCTGCATCGCGAGTTGCGCCATGAGCGTCGCGGCGCCGGCCAGCACCGCCGGGTTGGCCAGGAACGAGCCGCGGCTCGTCGACAGTTCGAGGATCTCCTTGATCTTGCCCTTCTCGGTCAACACGGCACGGCCGGCCCCCGGGTGCGACCCCTTCATCAGTCCGTGCTTCTTGAGAGCTTGCGCGGACTTCTCGGTCAGCTTCACCCAGCGGGCGGAGTCGGCCGCGATCCCGGAGCCCGCCTGCGCGGCCCCGGCCCCGGCGCCCAGCACCGACCGGAGCCGGGGCAGCCCGAGGTCCTTCGACGGCAGCCCTTCGGAGACGAGGAAGCGCTCGACCGCCTCCCGGTCGCCGATGACCGCCAGGCCGTCGCCGTCACTGATCAGTTGAATCTCGTCGTCCATCAGCGGCTCCTGCGGCGGCTCTTCGCGGTCGTTGGCCCGCAGCGGTGCGCACGGCAGCGGACCGGGCGGGGAGGGGAAAGGGCCCTCTCGGACGGCGGTTCTCCCCCGCACGCCGCCCGCGGGCCCGGGCTCGCACTGACGTTACTGTCCGCCCACCCCGCCTGGCTACGCTCCGCAGCCCGGGAGGACGGTACTCGGAGCCGCACCCGCCCCTCGAACAGGTCCGGAACCGACGGACGGCGGGGGCGGGCGCCGTCGCGCCCCCGGGGGTGGGGGGCAACCCGGCGAAACCCTGGCAAACCGGGCGGGAAGCGGGTCGGGACCAGGGCGTCCCTGTCGCCCCGGGGAATGCTCCTGCATAATCACCCCGTTCGATTCCGACCCGAGGAGGACCGGCCCATGCCGGCAGAGCGCTGCCCCCGCTGCGGTACCGCGCGCACGGCCGGCAGTTGTGCGTGCCACGCCGTCTCCCCGGTCGAGGAGACCGCCGTCCTCCCGCACCTGGAGGGGCCGCCGCTGGTGCGGCCGTACGTGGCCGGGGCGTCCGTGGTGGAGCCCGGGGACCCGGCCCTCGACCCGTTCGCCACCAGGAGCGTCCCGCCGCCGGTGCAGCCGATCGCCGCGCACCCGGCGGGCCCCCCGCAGCCGGGGCCCCCGCAGCCGGTCGCCGTCCCGCCGGTCGCCGTGCCGACGACCGCCGCGCAGCCGCCCGCCGTGCAGCCGATCACCGTTGCGCCCGCCGCGGCCCCGCCCCCTCCGCCGCCGAGCCGGGCCCCGCACGTCCCGCAGGCCGCCAGCCCGTTCGGGCCGCCGCCGTCCGCCGTCCCGGCCCCCGCTGCCCCGGCCCCGCCGCAGCAACAACCGCACCCGCAACCGCAACCGGACGCCGCCGCGACCCAGCTGCTGCCGCCCGTCCCGCCGCAGCACACGCCGCCGCAGGGGGCGCCGGGCCGTTTCGTGCCGATCCCGCCGCCCGGGCCGACGCAGGTGCCGGGCCAGGTGCCCGCGGCCGAGCAGACCATGCCGCTCACCCTGGGCCCGGTGGTGGCTCCGCCGGTGGCCTCGCCGGTCACGGCCGCCTACCCGCCGGTGGCCCCGGCCCCGCCCCCGGCGCCGACCGACGCCGAGGCGACCCAGGTGCTCAAGCTCGGCGGGCCCGATCCACGACACGACATCGATGACGTGCACGAGGACGAGGCGTGGTCCCGGGAGCCCGCCACCGACCTCGGCATGTTCACCTTCCGCGAGGACGGCACGGAGGGCCCGGTCAGCCGGGCCGACCGCCGGGAGCGGCGCCGCCAGAGCGCCGACCGCCGCCGACTGGTGATCGCGGGCGGTGCGGTCGGGGTGACCGCGCTGGGCGCGAGCCTGGCGATGCTGCTGTCCTCCTCGTCGACGCCGGTCGACAAGGCGCTGCCCGCGCCGACCGGCCCGGCGGTGTCCTCCCCCGCCGAGGTCTCGCCGAGCCCCACCGCCCCGGCCCCCGCCCCGGCCGAGCCGTCGGAGAGCGCCTCGCCGACCCGCACCACGTCCCGTCCGACCCAGGCCGTCACCAGCAAGGCCGCCGTCGCCCCGACCAGCGAGGCCCCGGCCGCGCCGAGCACCCCGGCCGCACCGAGCACTCCGGCCGCGCCGAGCACCTCCGCCCAGCCGACGGTCGCCGGCAAGGTGCTGAAGTTCGGCGACACCGGCCCGGCGGTGACGCAGATGCAGCAGTCCCTGATGGCCTACCGGTGCAACCGGATCGGGCCGCTGACCATCGACCGCACCCGCAGCGGCCAGGCGGGCTTCGGCGACTGGACGCGGCAGGTCCTCACGGACGTCCAGCACGACCTGTTCGGCGGCGGCGGCAAGAACAAGGGCTACCAGGAGGGCGTCTACGACACGGCCACCCAGGAGGCCCTGGCGAAGACGCCGACCGGCGACACCTGCTGACCCCGCGTCACCCCCCGCCGAACCGCGCGATCGGCCCGCCGACCGCTCCGCGGCCCGGCCGCCCGCCACCCACCACCCGGCCTGACGGCAGACCGACCGCCCCCGGGGAATCGCCCGACGGGCCGTCAGCCGGTGACCGCCTTGAACAGGCTCCACCCCGCCAGCACGATCATCGCCAGCGCGGCGATCCGCACGATGACCTTCATCGGCACGTGCTGGAGCAGCTTCTGCCCGCCGACGACGGCCACGCCGCCGACCGCGCACAGCGCCAGCCACGCGCCGAGGCCGACGGCCAGCGGGTCGTCGTACTTGGCGGCCAGGTTGGCGGTCATGATCTGGGTGAGGTCGCCGAACTCGGCGACCGCGACGATGGCGAAGCTGGTCCCGGCGACCTTCCAGAAGGAGTGGTTCGCGGGCTCCCGGCCCTCGGCGCCGTCGTCCTCGTCCTCCTTGTGCCACAGCAGCATGGCCGCGCCGCCCAGGAACAGCAGGCCGGTGATGGCCTCCACCCAGCGGTGCGGCAGCAGGGCGAGCAGGCCGCCGGCGACCAGCGCCAGGCCGACCTGGAGGGCGAACGCCGCGGCGATGCCCGCGAAGACGTAGCCCGCGCGGTACTTGGTGCCGAGGACCAGGCTGGCCAGGGCGGTCTTGTCCGGGAGTTCGGCGAGGAAGACGATGCCGAACGTCAGCGCAGCGATGGTCAGGCTGTTCATCGGTGGTGGGGTCTCTCCGTCTCGGGGCCGCCGGCCCCGAGCCACCCGCAGCGGGGGACGCCTCGGCCCGGCAGCACTGGTTCATGGTCACAGCACTGCGGCCGAAGGTCTCGCCGACACCCCGCAGGATGCCCCGGGCGCCGGGCCGCCCCGCGAGGGACTGGCCGGTGTGTCGACGGTCCGGTGGAGGGCTACTCCCCTTCAACAACCCGCCGAGCCTACCGGACGCCGTCGGCCGCCCCGACCGGCCCCCGGCCGACCAGCCCCCGGCCGACCAGTTCCAGCACCGCCGTCACCGCGACCGCCTCCACCGCGAGCAGCGCCACCAGCACGAACAGCTGCACCGCCCCGGCCTGCACCGGCGTCGCCCCGCCGAGCAGCATGCCGACGAACGCGCCGGGCAGGGTGACCAGGCCGACGGTGCGGGTCTGGTCGAGGGCGGGGACCAGCGAGGTCGCGGCGGCGGCGCGGCAGATCTCCAGCCGGGCGTCGCGCTCCTCGAAGCCCAGCGCGAGGGCGGCCTCCACCTCGCCGTGCCGCGACCGCAGTTCGTCCAGCGCCCGGCGCCCGGCCAGCGAGGTCGCGCTGAGCGCCCCGCCGATCAGGATTCCGGCCACCGGGATGACGGTGATGCCCCGGGCGGGCAGCAGCCCGGTCGCGGCGAGCAGCAGCAGGACGGGCAGCACCCCGGCGGCGATCGGCACGGCCGCCCACACCCACTCCCACCGCCCGGCGGCACCCCGCACCCGCCCGTCCCGCCCACGTCCACCGCGCCGCCCGCGCCGACCCGCCCGCCCTCGCCGATCCGCCGCCCGGCGGTCCGCACCGCGACGGCGAACATCAGCAGCACGAACAGCCCGGACGTCCACAGCGAGCGCACCACCCAGGCGATCACCAGGGCGACCAGGGCCAGTTGGACGGCCGCCCGCAGCCCGGCCCGGAGCACCGCCCGGCCGTGCCCGAGGCCGCCCCGTCCGGCGATCAGCGCGGCGGCGGCCAGCAGCAGCGCGCAGGCCGCGCCCAGCGCCGGGGTGACCGGCAGCAGCTGCCCGCCGGCCGGGGCCGGGGCGCTCACCGCGCGGCCGGGTCGGTCAGATCCAACTGACGAACCACATCCGGGTGTGCCAGTCGGACATCGGGATCATTTCCGCGGTGTACAGCGGGAGGAAGAACGCGAAGCACCCGATGACCGCGACCACGATCAGCCCGGCCCCGGCCGCGCCCCACCGCCGCCGGCTCGGCGTGCTGCCGGCCGGGCCGAGCATCGCGCCGAGCATCTGCGCGACGGCCAGGCACAGGAACGGCACCAGCACCACCATGTAGAAGGAGAAGACGGTGCGCTGCTGGTACTGGAACCAGGGCAGGTAGACGGCGGCGACGGCGGCCAGGATCGCCCCGGAGCGCCAGTCACGCCGGAAGAACCAGCGGTAGAGCGCGTACGCCAGCGCGAAGCAGGCCGCCCACCACAGGACCGGGGTGCCCAGCGCGAGGATCTGGCTGGCGCAGCCGTCGGACGCGGTGCAGCCCTTCTCCCCGGGCTTCAGCTGCTCCCAGTACATGGAGACCGGGCGGCCCTGGACCAGCCAGCTCCACGGGTTGGACTGGTAGGTGTGCGGGGAGGTCAGCGTGGTGTTGAAGTGCCAGATCTCGGAGTGGTAGTGCCACAGGCTGCGCAGCGGCGCGGGCACCCAGTCGAAGGCCCCGGACCGCCCGTCCGCCCAGTGCCGGTCGTAGCCGCCGTCGGTGGCCAGCCAGCCGGTCCAGGAGAGCAGGTAGGTGACCAGCGCGGCGAGGGGCATCGACAGCGCGGCGGGCCACAGGTCGCGGCGGAGCATCGACCGCCAGGCCCGGTGGGCCCCGGCGGCGCGCCGGCCGGCCTGGTCCCAGAGCAGGACGAGGACGGTGAACACGGCGAGCACGGGCGCGCCGGTCCACTTGACGGCGCAGGCCGCGCCGAGCAGCACGCCGGCGGCGAGCCGCCAGGGGCGCAGGCCGAGGCGGACCTCGTCGGCGGCCCGGCCGCCCTCGGCGCGGGCGGCGCGCAGCACGTCCCGGGTGCGGTCGCGGTCGACCAGCAGGGCGCCGAACGCGGCGAGCACCAGGAACGCGGAGACGCCGTCGAGCAGGCCGACCCGGCTCATCACGAACTGCAGGCCGTCGACGGCCAGCAGCAGTCCGGCGGTGCAGCCGATCAGGGTGGAGCGGAACAGCCGGCGGCCGATCCGGGCGACCATCAGCACGCTGAGGGTGCCGAGCACGGCGACGGCGATCCGCCAGCCGAAGGGGTGCAGGCCCCAGAAGTGGGTGCCCAGGCCGATGATCCACTTGCCCAGCGGCGGGTGGGCGATGAACGCGGCGGCCTTGCCGAGCGGGATGACCTGCGGGTCGCCGAGGATCAGTTGGTTCGCGTTATCCGGCCAGGCCGTCTCGTAGCCCTCGTGCCACAGCGACCAGGCGTCCTTGGGGTAGTACGTCTCGTCGAAGACGAAGGCGTGCGGGTACCCCAGGTTCCACAGCCGCAGCACCCCGGCGAACACGGCCACCGCCAGCGGGCCCCACCACCGGTACCTGTCCTTCGCCGGCGCGGCGTGCACCGTCTCCCGCTCCTGCCGCCGCTCCGCTACCGCCAGCGCCATGCCCTCCCCGTTCGACCGCAGTTGACGACTTGTCCGCAATGTCCGCATCCTAGCCTGCGTCCGTGCGGCCCATCGGGCACCCGGGTCGGGTGCCCGGAGCATTGTCCCCCGCGCGCGCCGCGCGGTTACGGTTGACCCTCGACCAGGTCGAGGGACCAGGGTCAACCCCGTGGAGAGCACCATGCGCAGCATCGGCGAACTGGCCAGGGCCAGCGGCCTCAGCCCCGGCACCCTGCGGTTCTACGACGGCGCGGGCGTCTTCGTCCCGGCCGAGGTGGACCCGCGCACCGGGTACCGCCGGTACGCCGACGAACAGTTGGCGGACGCCCGGCTGCTGGCCCGGCTGCGCCGGGTCGGGATGCCGCTGGCCGGGATCACCCGGGTGCTGACCGGCTCCCCGGCCGAGGCCCGGGCCGAGCTGGACGCGCACCTGCGCCGGCTGGAGGACGGTCTGACCGACGCCCGCCGGGAGCTCTCCACGGTCCGTTCCCTCCTCGATTCCCGGGAGTTCCCCGTGTCGCAGACCCGCCTGACCGTACCCGCCCCCGCGCTGGCCGCCGCCCTGGACGCGGTGCGTTTCGCCGCCCCCGCGGACGCCGCCCTGCCCGCCGTCGCCGGCGTCTTCCTCGACGCGGAGGACGGCGTGCTGCACCTGGTGGCCACCGACCGCTACCGCCTCGCGGTGGCCGACTGCCCCGCCGCCCTCGACGGCCCGCCGGCCTCCGCCCTGCTGCCCACCGCCCTCGCGGACGCCGCCCGGGCCCTGCTCGCCGACGCCGAGGAGGCCGAACTGACCCTGGACGGCGGCTCGTTCACCATCCGGGCGGCCGGGCGCGCGCTCTCCGGCGAGCCCGTCGAGACGGACTTCCCCGACTACCGCCGCCTGCTCCGGCTGGAGCCCACCCACCGGATCACCCTGACCGCCGCCCAGTTGCGCGCCCTCCCCGGGGGCATCGACGACGAGGCCCCCACCGCCACCCTGACCGCCACCCCCGCCGACGCCCTCCCCGGCGCCGCCTCCCCCGGCGACCTGCTGGTCCACGTCAACCGCGACTTCCTGCTCGAAGCCGCCGGCACCGCCGAGCAGCTCGTCCTGGAGCTCGGCGGCCCGATCGCCCCGCTCGCCATCCGCTTCCCCGCCCGCACGGACACCTTCTCGCTGCTGATGCCCGTCGCCCGCTGACCCCCAGGGGCTCGGGGAACGGCGAGAGGCGAAACCAGGGGCTCGGGGAACGGCGAGAGCCCCCGCCAGGGGCTCGGGGAACGGCGAGAGCCCCCGCCAGGGGCTCGGGGAACGGCGAGGCCCAGGCTGCTGACGGTGCACTGCCGTGGCGCGCATCTGCTTTCGGTTCTTGTCACTGCACGCAGCAGCACGGACCTTCGATGGGCTCCGGCCACCAGCAGCACGGCCCCGCCGTTCCCCGGGCCCCTAACGGGGCCACTGCGCAGCACGGACCCGCCGTTCCCCGGGCCCCTGAATGCCCCCAAGGGGCTGCTCAGGCCGCCGTCTGGAGCTCGCGCAGCTCGTGCTGCGGCACCGACAGCACCCGGACGTTGTCCTGCGCGGGCGTGAGGTGCTCGCGCAGGCGGACGGCGAGGGCGACGATCAGCAGCGTGCACAGCGCCATCGCGGCGAGGTACAGCGGCCACGTCCCGGAGCCGACCAGCAGCACGCCGACGGCGGGGCCGACGGCGACCGCGATCTGCTTCACCAGCGCGTACCCGGCGTTGTAGGTGCCGAGCAGCCGGCTGGGGGCGAGGTCGGCGACGATCGGGCCCATGGTGGGGGCGAGCAGCGACTCGCCGACGCCGAACAGGGCGTAGACGGCGACGATCGCCACCGTCGCGGCCACCGCCTCGGTGCGGATCAGCCCGGCCACCACGGCCATGCCCCAGGCGGCCAGCCAGACCGCACCGGCGGCGGCCATCGCGGTGGTGCGGCGGCGGCGCTCGGTGATCCGGACGACGAACATCTGCAGCAGCACGATGGTCAGCGCGTTGGCGCCGATGGCGAGGCCGAGGGTGGAGGGCGCGGTGCCGACGGTGTCGGTGGCGAACGCGGCGACGCCGGACTCGAACTGCCCGTAGCAGGTGAAGAAGATCAGTCCGGCGAGGACGCACAGCCGCAGCATCGCCTTGTCGGCGACCATCGCCCGCAGCCCGCCACCCTTCGCCGGGCTGCCCGCCGGGGCCGGTTCGACCACGGCCGGGGGCATCTTGGCGGTGCCGGTGACGGCGGCCAGGCCGAGGAAGGTCAGCGCCTCGATGGTGAACAGCCTGGTCAGGCTGGCCGGGTCGGAGGTGTCGACGATCTGGCCGCCGACCAGGGCGCCGATGCCCATGCCGAGGTTGACCAGGGTGAACTGGAGCGCGAAGGCGCGGGAGCGCTCGGTGCGCCCGGTGCAGCGGACGATCATCGTGGCGAGCGCGGGCTGGCAGGTGGTGACGCCCGCGCCGAACAGGAAGGAGGAGAGCAGCAACCCGGCCGTACCGGCGGCCTGCCCGAAGGCGAACGCGCCGGCCGCGGCCATCGCGGTGCCGGCCAGCAGCACCGGGCGCGGCCCGTACCGGTCGATGCCGCGGCCCGTGAACGGCAGCACGGCCAGCGCGGCGAGCGCGAACACGGTGAACACCGCGCCCGCCGCCGCGGCGCCGAGGCCCCGCACCTGGTCCACGTACACGAACATGTACGGCAAGGTGAAGCCGCTGCCGAACGCGCTGAGCGCGTTGCCGACCTGGACGCGGCGCAGTCGGCCGCCCCACTCCTTCACTGCACACCCCTCTTCGCATGCGTCGGGCCGGGCTCCGCAGCCCGGCCTTTACTCCGTAAGATTTCAGACCTAAAGTCTTACCATCCGAAGCTTAAGGCGTCAAAGGCTTAACGGCTGCACGCTGCGTGGGAGAATGACCCCATGAGCGCACGCAGAGCGGAGCCCCAGACCGCCACCGAGCTCGGCATCGCCGAACAGGTGGCCGTCTACCAGCGGGAATTCCCCACCGTGGACCCGCAGGTGGAGACGATCGTCTCCACCCTCTCCCGGCTGGCCCGCCGGATGAACGTGGCGTACGGCCGCCAGCTGGCCACCCTCGGCATCACCTCGGCCGAGTGGGAGGTGCTCAAGGCGCTGGTGTTCGCCGGTGCGCCCTACCGGCTGGGCCCGGGCGAGCTGGCCAAGCGGCTCGGCCTGACCCCGGCCGCGATGACCCACCGGATCGACCGGATGGTCACCGAGGGCCTGGTCACCCGGGAGCGCGACGAGGCCAACCGGGTCCGGGTGATCATCGAGCTGACCGCCGAGGGCCGCGACAAGTGGCTGGAGCTGATGCGGATGGCCGCCGTCTTCGAGGCCGACCTGCTGCAGGACGTGGCCGGCGGGGCCCGCCCGGAACTGGCCGCCACGCTGACCAGGATGCTGCGCCGGATCGAGGAGACCCAGCCGGACGCGCTGGGCCGCACCGACGACCTGACCTGCTGACCCCCGGCCGCCCGGCCGCCCGGCCGGAAACGGGGGCAACGGGGGAACGGGAAAAACGGACGAGGGGCGCGGGGAGATCTCTCTCCTCGCGCCCCTCGCGGGGTTCAGCTCAACCGATCAGTGCGGGTGATCAGCAGGCGCCGTTGTCGGTCCAGGCGCCCCACTGGCCGCTCAGGCTCGGGTCCTCGTTGGTGGTCCACCACTTGTTGGTGTAGTAGTGGCCCTTCCAGGAGACCTTGGTCGGGGTGGCGTACACGGTGGCCGCGTTCCAGCTCGGGGCGCCGGAGCAGGTGCCGGTCGAGGCGGAGGCGGAGGCCGACGCGGAGGCCGAAGCCGAGGCGGACGCGGACGGGCTGGCCGACTGCGAGGCGGAGGCCGACGCGGACGGGCTGGCCGACTGCGAGGCGGAGGCCGAGGCCGACGGGGTGGCCGACTGGGTCGGGGCGGCCGGGCAGGACGCGGCGGAGCCGTTGGTGGCGGTCACCGTCTTGTCGAACAGCGCGGTCTGGGTGCCCAGGTCGTACATGGAGAACATGAACGAGCCGCCGAGGCCGTTGCAGTGCGCGTAGTCGAGCTTGGCCTGGATGGACTGGGCGTTCTCGCCGGACCAGAAGGTGGTGCCGTCGTAGAAGTACGCGGTCTTGGCGACGTCGTCCCAGTAGGTGTAGGCCGGGTTGTCGACGAAGCCGGTCAGCTCCTTGTACATCTTGATGCCGGCGACGCCGCCGGAGTAGGTGCCGCCGGGGGCCGGGGCGGACGCCTTCTGGAACAGGCCGTGGGTGGTGCCGGCGGAGACGCCGGTCCAGCCGCGGTAGTAGAACGGGATGCCGACGTTGATCTTCTTCGCCGGGAAGCCGCCGGGGATGCCGTACTGCGGGTCACCCACGGTGTAGGCCTTGACCGCCGCGTCCACCGAGTACTTGCCGTTGCCGCCCGGGACCGGGTTCATCGGGTCGTTCGGGTTGGTGTAGATCGGGGCCTGGTGGTTGGTCGGGCCCTGGGCCTCCCAACCGCCGTGCATGTCGTACGTCATGATGTCCAGGAAGGTCAGGTACTGGCCGATCTTGTCGGTCTCGACCTGCTTGATCTTGTCCTGGCCGGCGCCGACCGCGGCCGCCAGGCCGTAGGTCTTGCCGTCGGTCTTGCCCTGGGCGTCCAGCTGGCTGCGGAACTCGGCGAGCAGCGCGGTGAAGTTCTGCTTGTCGTTGGGCGAGGCGTGGTTGCCGGTGTGGCCGTTGCCGCCCGGGTACTCCCAGTCCAGGTCGAAGCCGTCGAAGATGCCGGCGCCGGTGCCCGGGCCGCCGTAGCCGCCCTCGGAGGGCAGGTTGCCCTTGATGAACATGTCGATGCAGGAGGACACCAGCTTCTTGCGGGAAGCGTCGGTGGCCGCGGCGTCGGAGAAGTACTTCGAGTAGGTCCAGCCGCCGATCGACATCAGGACCTTGAGGTTCGGGTTCTTCGCCTTCAGCTTCTTCAGCTGGTTGAAGTTGCCGACGATCGGCTGGTTCCAGGTGTCGCCCACGCCGTCGACCGAGATGTCGGCGCCGAAGCTCTTCTGGTAGTCGGCGAACGAGTCGCCCGCGCCGTCACCCGCGTTGGGGTCGTCCTCGTTCTGCGACGCGGCCTTGTTGGCCTCGAAACAGGAGAGGGTGGTCGGGTTGATGTTCGCGAAGTCGTAGATGATGTAGTCGAGCTTCCCGGCGGCGCCCGTGTCCTGCATCGTCTTGAGGTAGTACGCGTTCGAGTAGATCGACCACTGGTCGAAGTACGCGACCTTGATGCCGCCGCTGGTGGCGGGGGCACCGGTGGAGTTGGTCGGCGCGGCCTGGGCGGTACCGCCGGTCAGCGCCAGGGTGCCGCCGAGCAGCAGGGAGGCCGCGGTGCCGGCCGCGAGCGCGGCCCAGCTCTTCGGCCGCCGCCGCGAAGGCGACTGGGGGGAAACGGAACGAAGCATGGCTGCGTGACTCCTGGTTGTGGGGGTCCTGCCAGGACCGGGCACGAACCGTGCGAGGTGGGGTCACACGGCCTGGGCATGACAGGGGAATCGAGCTTTGGCCTGCACAAACACCAGGTGCGGGTAAGCCGAACCGGCGCCGGTGGTGTAGACCACCGGCGCCGGCCTAGGGGCTCCCTGCACCTGCCAAGTAAAATGGACTAGACCAACTCGGGCGTCAAGAGCGGGATCTGACGCTTACGCCACGCTTAAGGTTCGGTGTCCGCTCAGTACCGCAGCGCGTTCGCCACCACGGGGGTCACACTGCCCTCCAGCGAACGGTTGCTCTCCGCCGTGGCCTGCGCGGACGCCCCCGCCGCCACCTCCGGAACGTTCACCACGACCGCGTCGAGCAGGTTTCCCGACCCGTCGTCGAAGTTGACTTGAATCGTGTACTTGCCGGACTGCGAACCGTGGTTGGTGACCGTCACCGGCACCGACAGCTTCCCGTCCGATCCGGTGGTGACCGTCCCCAGCTCGACGTCGTCCTTCGCGTCCAGCCCGCCCTTCACGCTCGCCAGCGCCGAGGAGGCGGC
The window above is part of the Kitasatospora sp. NA04385 genome. Proteins encoded here:
- a CDS encoding glycosyl hydrolase family 18 protein; amino-acid sequence: MLRSVSPQSPSRRRPKSWAALAAGTAASLLLGGTLALTGGTAQAAPTNSTGAPATSGGIKVAYFDQWSIYSNAYYLKTMQDTGAAGKLDYIIYDFANINPTTLSCFEANKAASQNEDDPNAGDGAGDSFADYQKSFGADISVDGVGDTWNQPIVGNFNQLKKLKAKNPNLKVLMSIGGWTYSKYFSDAAATDASRKKLVSSCIDMFIKGNLPSEGGYGGPGTGAGIFDGFDLDWEYPGGNGHTGNHASPNDKQNFTALLAEFRSQLDAQGKTDGKTYGLAAAVGAGQDKIKQVETDKIGQYLTFLDIMTYDMHGGWEAQGPTNHQAPIYTNPNDPMNPVPGGNGKYSVDAAVKAYTVGDPQYGIPGGFPAKKINVGIPFYYRGWTGVSAGTTHGLFQKASAPAPGGTYSGGVAGIKMYKELTGFVDNPAYTYWDDVAKTAYFYDGTTFWSGENAQSIQAKLDYAHCNGLGGSFMFSMYDLGTQTALFDKTVTATNGSAASCPAAPTQSATPSASASASQSASPSASASASQSASPSASASASASASASASASTGTCSGAPSWNAATVYATPTKVSWKGHYYTNKWWTTNEDPSLSGQWGAWTDNGAC